From the genome of Longispora fulva:
CCGGGCCGGCGGCGTGAAGAACCGGAACGCGTCGAAGTGCGAGCACCGGACGTTCTGCGCGTCGACGAAGGCGGCGAGCTTGTCGGGTGCCATCCGCAGCGGTACCGGATGCCGGGTTTCGGTGTCCTGGTAGACCATCGCCCACTCGTGCAGGCCGAAACAGCCCAGGTGCGGGGCCCGGTCGCGGGTGGCGGCGAGCAGGTCGCGGATCCACCCGATCCGGGCGCGCTCCTTGTCGGTGGGCGGCCGGTCGAAGCCGGGGAACCAGGTGCGCAGCTGGTTGGGCCGGTAGTTGTAGTAGGTGAACAGGAAGTCCTCGACCGGGTGTTTCAGGCCCTGGCCACGGCGCTCCAGGTGCGCGGCGACCAGCGCGTCAACCCGCGCCTCGTGCGCCACCCGCCTGTCCACGCGCCCCGACTCCCGACCCCCGGTGATCAACTACACGGTGTTGCTGGTTTCCCAGCCTCGAAACCTACAACACCGTGTAGTTGATCACCGGAGTTTGGAGGGGAGGCGGTGGGAGTGGGTGGCGAGGATCTCTGTGCGGACCATGCCGGGGCGGGCGAGCAGGTCGCGGCCGGTGTAGCGGAGCAGCACCCAGCCGGCCCGGTGCAGTGCGTTCTGCCGGCGAAGGTCCGGGATGGTCTGGCCCGCGTGCACCCGGCCGTCGAACTCGACGCCCACCCGGGACTCGAGGAGCGCCAGATCGAGGAGGTAGCGCGCGCCGTCGACCCGGACCTCGTGCTGGGCGACCGGCCGCAGCCCGGCGTCGATCATGATCAACCGGGTGTAACTCTCGAAGGGGGACTGTGCGAGCGGGTCTGCGAGGGCCAGAGACGTGCGGGCGGTCAGCACGCCCCGGCGGCCGGCCGATCTTTCGAGCAGCTCTGCCAGCTCCTCGTGCGTGACCTCCCGGCTGGCCAGCAGCGCGTCCGTGAGCGCCAGGTGGTCGCGCGGGCTCTGGAGGCCGGCCAGGTCCAGCCAGGTCCGGGCCGGTGAGGTGACCGGCAGCCCGACCCTTTCGTGTACTTCATCCGCCAAGAGGACAGCCGTGTGCACGATGAGCTTTACTCGGCTGCGAGCCCGGCCCTGCCGCAGGGTGACGTGCACCGGGGCGACAGGGTCGACCCCGAACGCGTTCGGGAGCAGGTGCACGAGGGCTGCGGTCTCATGGCTGAGCACCGTTCGGGCCGGCAGAACCCGCAGCGCCGCCCTGATCTGCCGCATCTGCCCGACCCGCCCGACCCGGGCGGGCTCCGTCGGCCGGTACAGATTCCGGAAGGGCCGCTCCCACCGCCGACCTCGCAACCGACCGGCGCTCACCCCGCGTGCCAATGCCCCCCGCCGCGTCACCCATTCGTCCACACAAGACAAGCTACTTCCCCCGGTCCATCCCTCTGGTCTGGTTGATCAACTACACGTACTTGCGGGAAATACGGCCGTCCGGGGTGCAAGAGCGTGTAGTTGATCACCGGAAGGGGAGGTGGGGAGGGGAGAAGGGAGGGGGTGTGGGCAGGAGAGATAGATTCTGGGGTACCGAATCTGCTCTGGCCAAGGGACTTATCACAGTGCGTATTGCCCGGTTTGCCCATGCGGGTGGCATGTCGTTCGGGGTGGTGGAAGGCGACCAGTCGCCCACCATCGCCGAGCTGGACGGGCACCCGTTCGGTCGGCTCACGTTCACCGGTCAGCGGTGGGCGCTCGCCGACGTGCGACTGCTCGCCCCGATGCTGCCCAGCAAGATCGTGTGCGTGGGCCGCAACTATGCCGACCACGCCAAGGAGATGGGCGGCGAGGTGCCGGCGGAGCCGTTGCTGTTCCTCAAGCCGTCGACCACGATCATCGGCCCGAACGACGCGATCTCCCTGCCGCCGCAGTCCCAGCAGGTGGAGCACGAGGCCGAGCTGGCGATCGTGATCGGGCTGCCCGGCGCGCGCCGGGTCGACCGGGCGGAAGCGGAAAAGGCCATTTTCGGGTACTCGATCGCCAACGACGTCACCGCCCGTGACCTGCAGAAGAAGGACGTCCAGTTCACGAGGGCCAAGGGGTTCGACTCGTTCTGCCCGTTCGGGCCGTGGATCGAGACGGAACTGGACTGGCGCGACCTCGAGGTGCGCTGCGAGGTCAACGAGGAGGTCCGCCAGCTGGGCCGGACAAAAGACATGGTGTTCGACGTGCCGACTCTGGTCTCCTATGTCTCACACGTGATGACCCTGCTGCCCGGTGACGTGATCCTCACCGGTACCCCCGCCGGGGTGAGCGAGCTCAACGCCGGCGACTCCGTGACTGTCTCCATCGAGGGCCTGGGCGCCCTCACGAACAAGGTTGTGGAACTTGTCTGATCTCCGGCTCCGGTTCAGTCCCTCGCCGACGGGCACCCCGCACGTGGGGCTCATGCGCACCGCCCTCTACAACTGGGCGCACGCCCGGCACCACGGCGGCAAGCTCGTCTTCCGGATCGAGGACACCGACGCTGCGCGCGACTCCGACGAGTCGTACCAGATGCTGCTCGACGCGATGAGCTGGCTCGGTCTGGACTACGACGAGGGCCCGGACCTGGGCGGCCCCTACGGCCCGTACCGGCAGTCGGAGCGCTCCGAGATCTACCGCGACGTCGCGGCCAAGCTCTTCGAGGCCGGCTACGCCTACGAGTCGTACTCCACCCCCGAGGAGATCGAGGCCCGCCACAAGGCGCTGGGCCGCGACCCGAAGCTCGGCTACGACGGCTTCGACCGGAACCTGACGGCCGAGCAGGTCGCGGCGTTCAAGGCGGAGGGCCGCGAGGCCGTGCTGCGGATCCGGATGCCCGACGAGGACGTCACCTGGGTGGACGCCGTGCGCGGCGAGGTCACCTTCAAGGCCGGCAGCGTGCCCGACTACGTGATCGTCCGGGGCAACGGCCAGCCGCTGTACACCCTGACCAACCCGGTCGACGACGCCATGATGCGGATCACCATGATCTCCCGGGGCGAGGACCTGCTGTCGTCCACGCCGCGCCAGATCGTGCTGTTCAAGGCGATGATGGCGCTGGGCATCGCGGAGCAGGTGCCGGAGTACGCGCACCTGCCGCTGGTCACCGGCGAGGGCAACAAGAAGCTGTCCAAGCGCGACCCCCGGTCGAACTTCTTCGCCTACCGCGACGCCGGCTACCTGCCCGAGGGCCTGGCCAACTACCTGGCCCTGCTGGGCTGGGCGATCGCCCCGGACCGTGACATCTTCACGATGGCCGAGCTGATCAGCGCGTTCGACCTGCACAACGTGAACTCCAGCGCGGCCCGGTTCGACGAGAAGAAGTGCGAGGCCATCAACGCCGAGCACGTGCGCCGGCTCGACCCGGCGGACTTCGCGGACCGGATCCGGGCGTTCCTGCCGGAGTCGGCGGACCCGGACCTCGTGGCGGCGGCGGCCCCGCTGATCCAGACCCGGATCACCACCCTGGCCCAGGCCCGGGACATGCTCGGCTTCCTGTTCTCCGGCGACGACTTCGCCCCGGACGAGGCGCACGCGGCCAAGGTGCTCACCGAGGCGGCCCGGCCGGTGCTGGAGGCCTCCATCGGCGTACTCGAAAAGGTCGACTGGACCACGGCGGCGCTCGAGGAGGCCCTCAAGGCCGCGCTGATCGACGGCCTGGGCCTGAAGCCGAAGGTGGCGTTCGCGCCGCTGAGGGTCGCCGTGACGGGCCGCACCGTCTCCCCGCCCCTCTACGAGTCGATGGAGCTGCTGGGCCGCGAGACGACCCTGGAGAGGCTCCGGAAGGCACTGTGAGTTCGCGTGCGACCCCGCTGGCCGGTGGCGTCACCGGCCGGCGCGTCTCGGCCGTCCTCTTTGACGTCGACCAGACGCTGACGGACTACGAGAGCTCGGCGCGGGCGGGCATCATCGCCCACTGCGCCGAGCTCGGTGTCCCGTCGCCCCGCCTGCCCGCTGCGGCCGGGTTGTGGTTCCGGCTCGAACAGGAACACTTTCCCCGGTACCTCGCGGGCGAGCTCACCTTCGCCGACCAGCGCCGGCACCGCGCCCTCGGCATGCGCCGCGCCCTCGGTGGCCGGGGCCCCGGCGACCCGGACGCCTGGTTCGCCGCCTACCTCGTGCACTACGAGGCCAACCTGGCCCTGTTCGACGACGTCCCGGGCTGCCTGGACGCGCTGTCCGGGCTGACCCTGGGTGTGATCAGCAACAACGACGTGGACTACACCCGGACCAAACTGGCCCTGACCGGCATCGCCGACCGGTTCGCGATCGCTGTGGGCCGCGACACATACGGCGCCGCGAAGCCCTCGCCCGTCATCTTCGGCTCCACATGCGCGGCGCTCGGCGTTTCCGCTGCTGAGACCGTGTACGTGGGCGACAGCCTGCCCTTCGACGCGCAGGGGGCGACCGATGCCGGGCTGACCGGGGTGTGGCTGGACCGTTCCTGCGGTTTGCCCCGGTTCGCACGGCAGATCTCCACTCTGGCGGAGCTGCCCGGCCTGCTCGGTCTGACCGACCCGGGATCCGATTTGAAGCTGGCGGAGGGCGTCGGGTAGAGTTCATCTCCGGTGCGAGGGCACCGATGGGGTATGGGGTAATTGGCAGCCCGATGGTTTCTGGTTCCATTAGTCTAGGTTCGAGTCCTGGTACCCCAGCAAAATGTCCTCGCACCACCTGGCCCCGTCGTCTAGCGGCCCAGGACGCCGCCCTCTCAAGGCGGTAGCGGGGGTTCGAATCCCCTCGGGGCTACGCACGAAAGTTCGAAAGCACTAACTGGGGTCCCGTCGTCTAGCGGCCCAGGACGCCGCCCTCTCAAGGCGGTAGCGGGGGTTCGAATCCCCTCGGGACTACGTCGCATTGGAGCCCCCTATTCGCGGATTGCGCGAATAGGGGGCTCCTTCGTTGTGTCTGCGCCCCTGCGGGGCGCGAGGTGGGGGAGCTTCGCTCCACCCACACCCCTCCGGGCCGGTGAGTGGTCGCCCACCGTTGGGCTGGCCTGGTTGTGCGGGTGGTCACATTCCTGCCTCACCGGTTCATTCCCCGGTTACTGATGGCCGCTCAGGGTTTTTCCTCGGGGACGCAGATTGTCTTTGTGAGGTGGATCGCGTTGTTGGCGAAGCCGCCGCGGTTCCAGGACTGGGTCGTGGGCTGGGTCGCGCCGGACTCGTCGGTGGCGTGCGCCGCGAGGAGATATTCGCCCGGGGTGGCCCGCCAGGCGAAGGAGAAGCCGCGCCAGGCCCACGGGTGGCCGTCCGGGTCGTCGAGGATGGCCGGGGCCCAGCGGGTGCCGCCGTCGGTGCTGACCGCGACGCCCTTGACCGGGGCGCCGCCCGACCACGCGCGGCCGCGTAGCAGGACCGGGCCCGGGTGCACGATTCTGGCGCGGGACAGGAAGTCCGGGAAGCCCGGCGGGATGAGCATGGCGCGGGGACGGATCCGGGTGACCGGTTCGCCCGGGTCGTCGGGCTGCTGGCGGAGGTTGTAGGCCGTCTGCTGCTGGTAGCCGGTGAACGGCTCGGCGGTCACCGTGATGCCCTTGAGCCATTTCACGTGCGCCATTCCGTACCAGCCGGGGACGATCAGGCGGACCGGGGCACCGTGCTGGGGCGGGAGCGGGGCGCCGTTCATCGCGTAGGCCAACAGGACGTCCCTGCCGAGGGCCTCGGCGATCGGCAGGCTGCGCTGGTAGTCCTGTTCGACGCCGCGTTCCACCCCGTGGTCGGCGCCCGTGAACACGATCTCCACGGCGTCCTCCGCGAGGCCCGTGACGGCCAGCAGGTCGCGGAGCGGCGCGCCGGTCCAGTCCGCCGTGCCGACCGCGTCCACCAACCACGGCTGGCTCACCGGGCGGGGGTCGAGGCGGGCCCGGCCGTTGCCGGCGCACTCCATCGTCACCCGGACCGTGCGCGCGGGTAGGGCGCGCAGCGAGTGCAGGTCCAGGGTCAGCGGGCGGTGCACCCCGCCGGAGACCGCCAGCCGCCAGGCGGCCGGGTCGATGGCGGGGATGTCGTAGTGGGTCAGGAGGTAGTGCAGGCCGACCGGGGTGACGTCGTAGCGCAGCGCCTCCTGGGGCATGCCGTGGTTGCGGGCGGCGAGGGCCAGCTCCTCCGCTGAGATGCCCTCGCCGGGCCCTGCCAGGCGGGCGGGGGCGCTCACCTGGGCGTAGGCCGTCCGCTCGTCGAGTTTCATGCCGTCAGACCATGAGGGGGACGGGGTGGATCTCGTTCGCCGGGTGTCCGGTGCGTTCATGGATCCGCCGGACCGCGTCGGCGCTGGGAGCCTCGGACAGACAGAACACGTGGCCGGATTCCGGGTCGGCCCACGCCTGCTCGAAGACGACGCCCTCCTCAGCCTGGATGGCCAGGTCCGCCGCGTGCGCCTCGCGCAGGGCCTCGGCGGTGATGCCCTTCATCTCGGTGTGAACATCCATGAACTTGGACATGGCCCAGCCTCCTCGGAGAGAGGGGTCCGCGACCCTCATTTTAGGCCGGCGAAGACCTTGCGGAGGAGGTTGACCAGCACGTCCCGCTCGTCCGGTTCCAGCGGGGCGAGCAGGTCGGCCGTGACCGCGTCGGCGTGGCGGGTGGCGGCCCGCAGCGCGGCGCGGCCGGCCGGGGTGAGGGTGACCAGGTACCGGCGGCGGTCCGCCGGGTCCCTGCGGCGCTCCACCCGGCCGGCCGCCTCCAGGGCGTCGACCGCGCCGACCATGTCGCTGGGGTCGACGGCCAGCCGGGTGCCTAGGTCGCGCTGCGAGGACGGCCCGAGGTCGGCGACCGCCGCGAGCACGGCCACCTGGCGCAGGTCGAGGCCGTGGTCGACGAGCCGCGCGGCGAGGTCCCGGCGGCCGGCCTTGCCCACCTTCGACAGCAGGTACGGGGCGAGGGCCAACAGGCGGGAGGTGCTATCCATGGGAACATTAAATCATTGGTACCCTCCAACGATGTACCCACGACTGCTGGTGAACCGTTTCGACGAGTGCCTGTCCTTCTACACCGAGAGCCTGGGGCTCCCGGCCGCCCGGCTGGTCCCGGGCCAGTACGCGAGTTTCGACATCGGCGACGACACCGGGCTGGCGCTGCTCAGCCGCGCGGCGCTGGCCGGGATGGTCGAGTCCGCCGAGCCGCCGGCCGGCACCGACCGGATGATGCTGGTGCTGCGCGTCGACGACGTGGACGCCCGGGTCGAGGAGTTGGCCGGGCACGGCGCGACCGTGGTGGCCCCGGCGGCCGACCGGCCCGGCTGGGGCATCCGGTCGGCGTGCCTGCGCGACCCGGACGGCAACCTGGTGGAGCTCCAGTCCTACTGACAGACTGCGGTGCGTGAGACGCGTCGTCTTCTTCGAGCCCCCGTACGGGATCGGGCTGGCCGTGGCCGCCGGCAGCGGGCGCAGCTGGATGGAGCAGCCGGGCGGCGACCCGGTGCACGCGCACCTGCACGTCGACGTCGAAGGCCCGGCCACGGTGCCCGAGGTCCGGCTGCGGTCGGGCACGGGTTTCGTCCGCTGGCCCGATCTGAACCGGTTCGCCGCCGCGCTGGAGAAGCTGGCCCGCGCGGAGCAGGGCTCGGTCGAGCTCGCGGCCGGCCCGGGATTCTCGCTCACGGTGCTGCTGCGTGCGGACGGCCGGCTGCGCGCGGAGACCACCTTCGGGATCGGCCACCACGTCCAGGTCGACGTGGCGGCCGGTACCCGATGGGACTGGCATTTCGGCACGCGGGAGGCTCTTCCCGACCTGGCGGCCGGAATCCGGGCCGCGGTGCGGGAGCACAGACCCGGGCGGCTACAGCCCTGACAGCCGCTGGCCCGCGCGGACCACGGCCATCGCGTGCCGCTCGCCCGGCCGGCGGGTCAACCGCTCGATCGGCCCGGACACGCTGACCGCCGCGATCACCCGGCCGGTGCGGTCCCGGACCGGCGAGGACACCGACGCGACCCCGGCCTCGCGCTCGGCGACGCTGGACGCCCAGCCCCGTTTGCGCACCTCCGCGAGGATCCGGGCCGTGAACTTGGCCCGGGGCAGCAGCGGCAGCACGGCCTCCGGCGGCTCCCAGGCCAGCAGGATCTGGGCCGCGGACCCGGCGGTCATCGGCAGCACCGCGCCGATCGGCACGGTGTCCCGCAGCCCGCTGGACCGCTCGGCGGCGGCCACGCAGATCCGGTCGTCGGCCCGGCGCAGGTAGAGCTGGGCGCTCTCCCCGGTCTGGTCGCGGAGCATCGCCAGGATCGGCTCGGCCGCCGTGAGCAGAACGTCGGGCGCCTCGTTGGCCAGCTCGCCGAGCCGGGGGCCCGGTCGCCACCGGCCCTGGGCGTCGCGCACCAGGAGGCGGTGCTGTTCGAGCGCCTGCGCGAGGCGGTGCGCCGTGGCCCGGGGCAGCTGCGTGCGCTCGACCAACTCGGCCAGGCTCGCGCCGTCCACGGACGTCTCAAGGATTAGGACGGCTTTATCGAGAACGCCGACCCCGCTGATACTGTGTCCCACGAGACGAAACATACCTCCCAATCCTTGGGAAGTCCAGATCGTGGGAGCCAACATGGGGCGCACGCTCGCGGAGAAGGTATGGGGCGCGCATGTCGTACACAGCGCCCCGGATGAGCCCGATCTGCTGTATATCGACCTGCACCTGCTGCACGAGGTGACCAGTCCGCAGGCGTTCGACGGGCTCCGGCTCGCCGGCCGTCCGGTCCGCCGTCCCGACCTCACGATCGCGACGGAGGACCACAACACCCCGACCGACAACCTCGTCGAGATCAGCGACCCGGTGTCGCGGACCCAGATCGAGACCCTGCGGAAGAACTGCGCGGAGTTCGGGGTCCGGCTGCACCCGCTGGGCGACGCCGAACAGGGCATCGTGCACGTGATCGGTCCCCAGTTGGGGCTCACCCAACCGGGCATGACGATCGTGTGCGGCGACTCGCACACCGCCACGCACGGCGCGTTCGGGGCCCTGGCGTTCGGGATCGGCACCAGCGAGGTCGAGCACGTGATGGCGACCCAGACCCTGCAGCAGTCCACGCCGCGCACCATGGCGGTCAACGTGACCGGTTCGTTGCGCCCCGGCGTCACGGCCAAGGACCTGATCCTGGCCCTGATCGCCCAGGAGGGCACGGGCGGCGGGCGCGGCCACATCGTGGAGTACCGGGGCCCGGCCATCGAGGCGCTCTCCATGGAGGGCCGGATGACCGTGTGCAACATGTCCATCGAGTGGGGCGCGAAGGCCGGCATGATCGCGCCGGACGACGTGACGTTCGACTACCTGCGGGGTAAGGCCCACGCGCCCGCCGACTTCGACGCCGCCGTCGCGTACTGGCGCACCCTGCCGACCGACGCCGACGCCGTTTTCGACACGGTTGTAACGATCGACGCCTCCTCCGTGACCCCGTTCGTCACCTGGGGCACCAATCCGGGGCAGGGCGCGCCGCTCGGCTCGGTCGTGCCCGCGCCCGCCGACACCGACGACCCGGTCGCGGCGGCCAAGGCGCTGGAGTACATGGGGCTGACGGCCGGTACCCCGCTGCGGGACATCGCCGTGGACGTCGTGTTCGTCGGCTCCTGCACCAACGGCAGGCTCGAGGACCTGCGCGCCGCCGCCGATGTGCTGCGCGGCCACAAGGTCGCCGACGGGGTGCGGATGCTCGTCGTGCCCGGCTCGGCGCGGGTGCGCCTGGAGGCCGAGGCCGAGGGCCTGCACGAGGTGTTCACGGCCGCCGGGGCCGAGTGGCGGTTCGCCGGCTGCTCCATGTGCCTGGGCATGAACCCGGACACCCTGAAGCCGGGCGAGCGCGCGGCCAGCACCTCCAACCGCAACTTCGAGGGCCGGCAGGGCAAGGGCGGGCGTACCCATCTGGTGTCCCCGCAGGTCGCCGCCGCCACCGCCATCGTCGGCCGCCTGGCCGCCCCAGTGGATGTGAGCCGTTGATGGACAAGTTCACCGAGCACACCGGTACCGCCGTCCCGCTGCGCCGTTCCAACGTGGATACGGACCAGATCATCCCGGCGGTGTACCTCAAGCGGGTCACCCGCACCGGCTTCGAGGACGGCCTGTTCTCCGCCTGGCGGGCCGCCGACCCGGACTTCGTGCTGAACCAGCCGCGCTACCAGGCGGCCAGCGTGCTGGTCGCCGGGCCGGAGTTCGGCACCGGTTCCTCGCGGGAGCACGCGGTCTGGGCCCTGTTGGACTACGGCTTCAAGGCCGTGCTGTCGCCCCGGTTCGGGGACATCTTCCGGGGCAACGCGCTCAAGGGCGGGCTGCTGCCGGTCGAGTTGAGCCAGCCGGTCATCGACGACCTGTGGCAGCTGGTCGAGGAGGACTCGACGCTGGAGGTGACCGTCGACGTCGTCGCCCGCGAGGTGCGCTACGCAGACCGGGTCCGGCCGTTCCCGCTCGATGAGTTCAGCC
Proteins encoded in this window:
- a CDS encoding endonuclease domain-containing protein, whose amino-acid sequence is MRQIRAALRVLPARTVLSHETAALVHLLPNAFGVDPVAPVHVTLRQGRARSRVKLIVHTAVLLADEVHERVGLPVTSPARTWLDLAGLQSPRDHLALTDALLASREVTHEELAELLERSAGRRGVLTARTSLALADPLAQSPFESYTRLIMIDAGLRPVAQHEVRVDGARYLLDLALLESRVGVEFDGRVHAGQTIPDLRRQNALHRAGWVLLRYTGRDLLARPGMVRTEILATHSHRLPSKLR
- the leuD gene encoding 3-isopropylmalate dehydratase small subunit; this encodes MDKFTEHTGTAVPLRRSNVDTDQIIPAVYLKRVTRTGFEDGLFSAWRAADPDFVLNQPRYQAASVLVAGPEFGTGSSREHAVWALLDYGFKAVLSPRFGDIFRGNALKGGLLPVELSQPVIDDLWQLVEEDSTLEVTVDVVAREVRYADRVRPFPLDEFSRWRLLEGLDDIGLTLRNVDAIGAYEATRAAWLPSTR
- a CDS encoding MarR family winged helix-turn-helix transcriptional regulator → MDSTSRLLALAPYLLSKVGKAGRRDLAARLVDHGLDLRQVAVLAAVADLGPSSQRDLGTRLAVDPSDMVGAVDALEAAGRVERRRDPADRRRYLVTLTPAGRAALRAATRHADAVTADLLAPLEPDERDVLVNLLRKVFAGLK
- a CDS encoding IclR family transcriptional regulator, producing MSGVGVLDKAVLILETSVDGASLAELVERTQLPRATAHRLAQALEQHRLLVRDAQGRWRPGPRLGELANEAPDVLLTAAEPILAMLRDQTGESAQLYLRRADDRICVAAAERSSGLRDTVPIGAVLPMTAGSAAQILLAWEPPEAVLPLLPRAKFTARILAEVRKRGWASSVAEREAGVASVSSPVRDRTGRVIAAVSVSGPIERLTRRPGERHAMAVVRAGQRLSGL
- a CDS encoding 3-methyladenine DNA glycosylase: MDRRVAHEARVDALVAAHLERRGQGLKHPVEDFLFTYYNYRPNQLRTWFPGFDRPPTDKERARIGWIRDLLAATRDRAPHLGCFGLHEWAMVYQDTETRHPVPLRMAPDKLAAFVDAQNVRCSHFDAFRFFTPPARSLNLLQPSRETQRDNEQPGCLHANMDLYKWAYKLAPLVPAELVVDCFELARDVRTLDMRASPYDLADLGYPPVRIETPNGRAEYVTHQRAFAERAAPLRDRLVEACDRLLAPAPSPGTV
- a CDS encoding HAD family hydrolase, which encodes MSSRATPLAGGVTGRRVSAVLFDVDQTLTDYESSARAGIIAHCAELGVPSPRLPAAAGLWFRLEQEHFPRYLAGELTFADQRRHRALGMRRALGGRGPGDPDAWFAAYLVHYEANLALFDDVPGCLDALSGLTLGVISNNDVDYTRTKLALTGIADRFAIAVGRDTYGAAKPSPVIFGSTCAALGVSAAETVYVGDSLPFDAQGATDAGLTGVWLDRSCGLPRFARQISTLAELPGLLGLTDPGSDLKLAEGVG
- the leuC gene encoding 3-isopropylmalate dehydratase large subunit; this encodes MGRTLAEKVWGAHVVHSAPDEPDLLYIDLHLLHEVTSPQAFDGLRLAGRPVRRPDLTIATEDHNTPTDNLVEISDPVSRTQIETLRKNCAEFGVRLHPLGDAEQGIVHVIGPQLGLTQPGMTIVCGDSHTATHGAFGALAFGIGTSEVEHVMATQTLQQSTPRTMAVNVTGSLRPGVTAKDLILALIAQEGTGGGRGHIVEYRGPAIEALSMEGRMTVCNMSIEWGAKAGMIAPDDVTFDYLRGKAHAPADFDAAVAYWRTLPTDADAVFDTVVTIDASSVTPFVTWGTNPGQGAPLGSVVPAPADTDDPVAAAKALEYMGLTAGTPLRDIAVDVVFVGSCTNGRLEDLRAAADVLRGHKVADGVRMLVVPGSARVRLEAEAEGLHEVFTAAGAEWRFAGCSMCLGMNPDTLKPGERAASTSNRNFEGRQGKGGRTHLVSPQVAAATAIVGRLAAPVDVSR
- a CDS encoding VOC family protein, yielding MYPRLLVNRFDECLSFYTESLGLPAARLVPGQYASFDIGDDTGLALLSRAALAGMVESAEPPAGTDRMMLVLRVDDVDARVEELAGHGATVVAPAADRPGWGIRSACLRDPDGNLVELQSY
- a CDS encoding fumarylacetoacetate hydrolase family protein — protein: MRIARFAHAGGMSFGVVEGDQSPTIAELDGHPFGRLTFTGQRWALADVRLLAPMLPSKIVCVGRNYADHAKEMGGEVPAEPLLFLKPSTTIIGPNDAISLPPQSQQVEHEAELAIVIGLPGARRVDRAEAEKAIFGYSIANDVTARDLQKKDVQFTRAKGFDSFCPFGPWIETELDWRDLEVRCEVNEEVRQLGRTKDMVFDVPTLVSYVSHVMTLLPGDVILTGTPAGVSELNAGDSVTVSIEGLGALTNKVVELV
- a CDS encoding SCO4226 family nickel-binding protein codes for the protein MSKFMDVHTEMKGITAEALREAHAADLAIQAEEGVVFEQAWADPESGHVFCLSEAPSADAVRRIHERTGHPANEIHPVPLMV
- the gltX gene encoding glutamate--tRNA ligase, producing MSDLRLRFSPSPTGTPHVGLMRTALYNWAHARHHGGKLVFRIEDTDAARDSDESYQMLLDAMSWLGLDYDEGPDLGGPYGPYRQSERSEIYRDVAAKLFEAGYAYESYSTPEEIEARHKALGRDPKLGYDGFDRNLTAEQVAAFKAEGREAVLRIRMPDEDVTWVDAVRGEVTFKAGSVPDYVIVRGNGQPLYTLTNPVDDAMMRITMISRGEDLLSSTPRQIVLFKAMMALGIAEQVPEYAHLPLVTGEGNKKLSKRDPRSNFFAYRDAGYLPEGLANYLALLGWAIAPDRDIFTMAELISAFDLHNVNSSAARFDEKKCEAINAEHVRRLDPADFADRIRAFLPESADPDLVAAAAPLIQTRITTLAQARDMLGFLFSGDDFAPDEAHAAKVLTEAARPVLEASIGVLEKVDWTTAALEEALKAALIDGLGLKPKVAFAPLRVAVTGRTVSPPLYESMELLGRETTLERLRKAL
- a CDS encoding sulfite oxidase, whose product is MKLDERTAYAQVSAPARLAGPGEGISAEELALAARNHGMPQEALRYDVTPVGLHYLLTHYDIPAIDPAAWRLAVSGGVHRPLTLDLHSLRALPARTVRVTMECAGNGRARLDPRPVSQPWLVDAVGTADWTGAPLRDLLAVTGLAEDAVEIVFTGADHGVERGVEQDYQRSLPIAEALGRDVLLAYAMNGAPLPPQHGAPVRLIVPGWYGMAHVKWLKGITVTAEPFTGYQQQTAYNLRQQPDDPGEPVTRIRPRAMLIPPGFPDFLSRARIVHPGPVLLRGRAWSGGAPVKGVAVSTDGGTRWAPAILDDPDGHPWAWRGFSFAWRATPGEYLLAAHATDESGATQPTTQSWNRGGFANNAIHLTKTICVPEEKP